From Acipenser ruthenus chromosome 2, fAciRut3.2 maternal haplotype, whole genome shotgun sequence, a single genomic window includes:
- the LOC117408373 gene encoding O-acyltransferase like protein-like yields MTRFTCFSVLLSVLSCMAFKEKVSRKCMQDTKRFIEDLNEDIPREYAALMYDAFGKMGSDFVGGNMNRPGSFSECILANAGDFSGQYCQVMLIQEQTGYLVGLCVPDSCDEAEIEILVANDVYKYKDTSLVPPIPSVLLHNSTQQIPVSTTKCLKKNGTPDASAIVCLFVCSFIVALPLGGTIYVALIKWKKQKWNLSTVGSNFKSDPNLYGTFLQHDVHQKHANSFSADVESPTEHKSGREVEENNKNRLVYFLDNFMKTFSLQNNFSSLWVTKDKGHYSALNGIRILSLLWIICGHNIQLSSWENLDNAKRWKDSVENNPVYIVALSGPSYLAVDTFLLIGGLLSVKSLFSLIHRADDKMTIQLVGTFLLNRLKRIQPLHIFMVCLSIGLLSVVPKGSFWSFAEMQIDICKKYWWTNMLLINNLFFYPNSCIPWSWYLAIDVQFYFTTPLLVFLLRRNTCTLIAVATIFLLIPCFISALLTAYFQLPLYLPSEWIHKAYFEYYYNKPYSRYGPYLIGILLGMFMNAKKERLLKKQWQAAVGWISSLTSMALLVALAYVLHEVPNYPSAPHAIYQGLHRTLWAVAVAWIIFACDEGFGGYINTFLSLNVWIPFSSISFACFMIHPLLIIIFNGIQETLFHYTDINFFYLYMGHIILTVALGYVLTVLVEKPYLFLKRHMK; encoded by the exons TGTATGATGCTTTTGGAAAAATGGGCAGCGATTTTGTGGGTGGAAACATGAACAGACCAGGATCATTCAGTGAATGCATTTTAGCCAATGCAGGTGATTTCAGTGGGCAGTACTGCCAGGTCATGTTAATACAg GAACAAACTGGGTACTTGGTGGGCTTGTGTGTTCCAGATTCTTGTGACGAGGCTGAAATTGAAATATTAGTTGCAAATG ATGTATATAAGTATAAGGATACATCATTAGTGCCTCCCATTCCATCTGTGCTTCTTCACAACTCTACACAACAGATACCAGTATCCACAACAAAATGTCTGAAAAAAAATGGTACTCCAGATGCATCTGCTATAGTTTGCCT GTTTGTTTGCAGCTTCATTGTGGCACTTCCCCTAGGTGGAACTATTTATGTAGCCTTAATaaaatggaaaaaacaaaaatggaatcTATCCACTGTTGGTTCCAACTTTAAGTCAGATCCAAATCTTTACGGTACCTTTCTTCAACATGATGTGCACCAGAAACATGCCAATAGCTTCAGTGCAGATGTAGAATCACCAACAGAACACAAATCGGGAAGAGAAGtggaagaaaacaacaaaaatc GTTTGGTTTACTTTTTGGATAATTTTATGAAAACATTCTCGTTGCAAAATAATTTTTCATCTCTGTGGGTTACAAAGGACAAAGGACATTATTCTGCACTGAATGGAATTCGAATTTTGAGTCTCCTGTGGATCATTTGTGGACACAATATCCAGTTAAGCTCTTGGGAAAACTTAG acaaTGCTAAAAGATGGAAAGACAGTGTAGAAAACAATCCAGTTTACATTGTTGCATTAAGTGGACCCTCCTATTTAGCTGTGGATACCTTCTTGCTTATTGG TGGTCTCCTAAGTGTAAAATCACTTTTCAGCTTGATTCACAGAGCAGATGACAAGATGACCATACAGCTTGTGGGAACATTTTTGCTTAACAGATTAAAGAG GATCCAGCCTCTCCACATTTTCATGGTTTGCCTATCTATTGGATTACTTTCTGTTGTCCCTAAGGGTTCCTTCTGGAGTTTTGCAGAAATGCAGATAgatatttgtaaaaaatattggTGGACAAACATGCTGcttataaataatttgtttttttaccctAACTCG tgCATTCCATGGTCATGGTATCTGGCTATTGATGTCCAGTTCTATTTTACAACACCTTTGCTGGTTTTTCTGCTCCGAAG AAATACATGCACACTGATTGCTGTAGCAACCATCTTCCTTTTAATTCCCTGCTTTATCAGTGCCTTGCTAACAGCTTATTTCCAATTACCACTGTATCTACCAAGTGAATG gATTCACAAGGCATACTttgaatattattataataagccGTATTCCAGATATGGTCCATATTTAATTGGAATCCTTCTGGGCATGTTCATGAACGCCAAGAAAGAGCGTCTTTTAAAGAAACAG TGGCAGGCTGCAGTTGGCTGGATTTCCTCTTTGACCTCCATGGCTTTGTTGGTAGCCCTAGCGTATGTTTTACATGAGGTTCCCAATTATCCGTCTGCACCTCACGCTATATACCAGGGGCTGCACAGGACTCTCTGGGCTGTTGCTGTTGCCTGGATAATATTTGCTTGTGATGAAGGTTTCGGAG gatatataaatacatttctttcccTAAATGTGTGGATCCCATTTTCAAGCATCAGTTTTGCATGCTTCATGATACACCCTCTTCTTATTATTATATTCAATGGAATTCAGGAAACTTTGTTCCATTATACAGACATTAACTTT ttctacCTTTACATGGGACACATCATTCTGACAGTCGCTCTGGGATATGTATTAACTGTGCTGGTTGAAAAACCATACTTATTTCTAAAGCGCCACATGAAATAA